A single region of the Lotus japonicus ecotype B-129 chromosome 4, LjGifu_v1.2 genome encodes:
- the LOC130712220 gene encoding uncharacterized protein LOC130712220 — translation MPFGECTITLQDVVVQLGLNIDGQPVTGVTWCDWSDLVTRALGVTPPRRAIRGSCLNMRWLNQCFDFQNLGALGPAEAEFAARAFILRLIGTFLLPDHSGSNVPLRYLLLIENLALASTYSWGSAVLATLYHELCHATGYERQEIGGCTYLLQIWAWERIPMTAPEIIPILQIGCPIAGRWGRNPNRVDVGRQTNQIDLWRIKLDELRAEDFVWRPYPDHVINSLPERCWQSMHLWRSVVPMICYTFVEWHQPDRVLQQFGMFQGVPDPPYQIDKLHDITLAGKEQEDWVTAMMPFIQVWGQRHQRIVQQPVVNTLAGPNDRYMKWYAQHSIRWLTRQSSTTGQIGENIQHVWYGLSDVDRGMYTPEEMQSQAARCLTLCHQLDRITVPAASVELMPMDLPRPTIEYVPHVGRAEAQGLGKYWKEVHAQDVTIHGGTLPPREGEYSLYPLHQGDSYRQYHFGGGSRQPANESGSSGSSQHYQEPQMQMPESQPYSGSQSYIPDMPFGESQSQQYFQEEPHSIYDQFRTPEMQHIDPQGWSPVPGWGGGGVSEVLEIPRASDVLNPRPSFWNVANPDAISNAQASFVFDLNQASGVGDNESNIQHGLSYGQGSQHENQAEQEGRPYRVARDTPWPDCGTGSHRTHH, via the exons ATGCCGTTTGGAGAGTGCACCATCACTCTTCAAGATGTTGTCGTTCAGCTGGGACTAAATATTGATGGGCAACCTGTTACCGGGGTGACATGGTGTGACTGGTCTGATCTCGTTACTCGTGCGCTAGGAGTCACTCCACCGCGACGTGCTATTAGAGGAAGTTGTTTAAACATGAGATGGTTAAACCAGtgttttgattttcaaaacctAGGTGCACTTGGGCCGGCAGAAGCTGAATTTGCTGCAAGAGCATTCATTTTGCGCTTGATTGGCACTTTCTTATTACCCGACCACTCGGGATCAAATGTGCCTCTAAGATATCTACTACTAATAGAGAATTTAGCTCTGGCCTCCACGTACAGTTGGGGTTCGGCTGTGCTTGCAACTCTCTATCATGAGTTATGCCATGCAACCGGTTATGAACGACAAGAAATCGGTGGTTGTACTTATTTGCTCCAAATCTGGGCTTGGGAAAGGATTCCAATGACTGCCCCtgaaatcataccgatattgcAAATCGGCTGCCCCATCGCAGGAAG GTGGGGAAGAAACCCAAATCGTGTTGACGTTGGTCGTCAAACGAATCAAATTGATTTGTGGCGGATCAAGCTCGACGAACTGAGAGCTGAAGAC TTTGTCTGGAGGCCATACCCAGATCATGTTATAAATTCGCTACCGGAACGGTGTTGGCAAAGTATGCACTTGTGGAGATCAGTTGTGCCAATGATATGCTACACCTTTGTTGAGTGGCACCAACCGGATAGAGTCTTGCAACAGTTTGGCATGTTTCAGGGGGTACCTGACCCACCATATCAAATTGATAAACTGCATGACATAACTTTGGCGGGGAAGGAACAGGAAGATTGGGTTACAGCCATGATGCCCTTTATACAGGTGTGGGGGCAAAGACACCAAAGGATAGTTCAGCAACCCGTGGTTAATACGTTAGCTGGCCCTAACGACCGTTACATGAAGTGGTACGCCCAACATTCCATTCGTTGGCTGACGCGTCAGAGTTCGACAACAGGGCAAATT ggtgaaaacattcaacatgtGTGGTATGGACTTTCTGACGTCGATCGCGGTATGTATACACCTGAGGAAATGCAAAGCCAAGCCGCGCGTTGCCTTACTTTATGTCACCAGCTGGACAGGATTACTGTTCCTGCCGCGTCAGTTGAACTCATGCCTATGGACTTACCACGTCCCACAATTGAATACGTACCACATGTTGGAAGAGCAGAAGCACAGGGTTTGGGCAAGTATTGGAAAGAGGTGCATGCTCAGGATGTGACTATACATGGAGGTACTCTACCACCTCGAGAGGGCGAGTACTCGTTGTATCCCCTACATCAGGGTGATTCATACCGACAATACCACTTTGGTGGTGGGTCGAGACAGCCTGCAAATGAGTCAGGGTCATCTGGTAGTTCCCAACACTACCAAGAGCCACAGATGCAGATGCCGGAGTCACAACCATATTCTGGCTCACAGTCATACATTCCGGACATGCCGTTTGGTGAATCACAGTCACAACAATATTTTCAAGAGGAGCCTCATTCGATTTATGACCAGTTCAGGACACCGGAAATGCAGCACATTGATCCCCAAGGATGGAGCCCTGTACCTGGATGGGGAGGCGGTGGTGTAAGTGAAGTGTTGGAAATTCCCCGAGCTTCTGACGTGTTGAATCCCCGACCATCATTCTGGAATGTTGCCAACCCAGATGCGATCAGCAATGCACAGGCTAGCTTTGTGTTTGACTTGAACCAAGCATCTGGAGTAGGAGACAATGAGTCCAACATCCAACATGGACTTTCTTATGGCCAAGGTAGCCAACATGAGAACCAAGCAGAGCAGGAAGGTAGGCCATATCGAGTAGCGAGAGACACACCTTGGCCTGATTGCGGAACAGGATCCCATCGAACTCATCATTGA